Within the Marixanthomonas sp. SCSIO 43207 genome, the region TGCTGAATTTGCAGTCTAAAATTGACTATTGATTTGTTTTTTCTAAAGCATCCCAATATTCATATGCTCTTCTTAAATGAGGAATTACAATTGTACCTCCAATAAGTAATGATACACTTAATGCTTCAACTACTTCTGCTTTTGTGATATTGAGCTTGTAACAAGCCTCTAGATGATAGCGAACACAATCATCGCAACGTAATACCATTGAATTGCCTAATCCCATCAACTCTTTGGTTTTTTTGGGTAAAGCACCTTCGGCAAATGCGTTTGTGTCTAGATTAAAAATACGCTTGATAATCTTGTTGTTGTCCTTTAGAATTTCATCGTTCATTTTTGAACGATAGTCATTAAATTCTTCTACAATGTTACTGTTGTTCATTAGCTTTTTCTTTTTCTTTTTTTCTGTTATTTCGAAGCACTGCTCTAGATATATAAATACTTATTTCGTATAAAATAGTAACAGGCACTGCAACAATTACTTGACTTGCAATATCTGGTGGTGTAATTACTGCTGAAATAATCAAAACAATAACCAAAGCAAATTTTCTATATTTTCTTAAAATTTCAGGAGTTACGAGTCCGAGTTTGGTTAAAAAGTAAATTACAATGGGAAGTTCAAAAATAAGCCCGCTAGCCAATACTGAAGCACGTACCAATGAAATGTAGCTACTTAAATCAAAGTCATTAAAAACTTCTTCACTTACTCGATAGCTACCTAAAAAGTTAATTGATAATGGAGTTATTACATAATACCCAAAAAGTACTCCTAGAAAGAATAAAAAGGAAGCAATGATAATAAATCCTTTACTATGCTTACGTTCTTTTGGCATCAACCCGGGACTGATAAACTTCCAGAATTCATAAATAATGTAAGGAAAAGCAATGATTATTCCTGCTGTCACAGAGGTCCATATATGTGCTGAAAACTG harbors:
- a CDS encoding carboxymuconolactone decarboxylase family protein, which produces MNNSNIVEEFNDYRSKMNDEILKDNNKIIKRIFNLDTNAFAEGALPKKTKELMGLGNSMVLRCDDCVRYHLEACYKLNITKAEVVEALSVSLLIGGTIVIPHLRRAYEYWDALEKTNQ
- the tatC gene encoding twin-arginine translocase subunit TatC is translated as MAKRLANPNPEKEMSFLDHLEELRWHIIRSTIAVVIVGTLAFIAKDFIFDVLLFGPKSADFPTYKLLCRAARFIGMNSFCFEELPFRIQSRTMSGQFSAHIWTSVTAGIIIAFPYIIYEFWKFISPGLMPKERKHSKGFIIIASFLFFLGVLFGYYVITPLSINFLGSYRVSEEVFNDFDLSSYISLVRASVLASGLIFELPIVIYFLTKLGLVTPEILRKYRKFALVIVLIISAVITPPDIASQVIVAVPVTILYEISIYISRAVLRNNRKKEKEKANEQQ